A stretch of Pseudomonas sp. CCC3.1 DNA encodes these proteins:
- a CDS encoding OprD family porin: MPFMHPQAIAPARTLRLKSTALASALVGFTPFGYAAFFEDSSATFETRNMYFNRDFRDGTSAQQSRRDEWAQGFMLNVESGYTDGVIGFGVDALGMLGVKLDSSPDRTGTGLLPTDHDGRAVNEYSKLGVTAKVKVSATELKVGTLIPELPTLKPNDGRILPQTFEGGLLTSKEIKNLTFTGARLDKAKDRDATHWEDIALNNKNSRFLGSASGKHFDTAGLSYKLGEKTLASYYFAQLDDVYRQHFVGLTSAQKLGPGTFTSDLRTAFSDDQGQARGGKIDNTSLNGMLGYGLNGHKLSAAYQHMSGDTAFPYVDGSDPYLVNFVQINDFAGAQERSWQARYDYDFAALGIPGLSFMSRYVSGDHVKLNNGSTGKEWERNSEIKYVVQSGALKDVAVRLRNATYRSDFARDADEVRLLVSYTLRLW; the protein is encoded by the coding sequence ATGCCATTCATGCACCCTCAGGCCATCGCGCCTGCCCGTACCCTGCGCCTGAAATCCACTGCTCTTGCCAGCGCACTCGTTGGATTCACCCCCTTTGGCTACGCCGCTTTCTTCGAAGACAGCAGCGCCACCTTTGAAACGCGCAACATGTATTTCAACCGCGACTTTCGCGATGGCACCAGCGCGCAGCAGTCACGACGAGACGAGTGGGCGCAAGGTTTCATGCTCAACGTTGAGTCCGGCTATACCGACGGTGTCATCGGATTCGGCGTCGATGCCTTGGGCATGCTCGGGGTCAAGCTTGACTCCAGCCCGGACCGCACGGGCACCGGCCTTTTACCGACCGATCATGACGGTCGCGCAGTGAACGAGTACTCCAAACTGGGGGTCACCGCCAAGGTGAAGGTCTCCGCGACCGAGTTAAAAGTCGGCACATTGATCCCGGAACTGCCCACTCTTAAACCCAACGACGGGCGTATCCTGCCGCAAACCTTTGAGGGGGGTCTGCTGACGTCAAAGGAGATCAAGAACCTGACGTTCACCGGCGCACGTCTGGACAAGGCCAAGGACCGCGATGCTACCCACTGGGAAGACATCGCCCTGAACAACAAGAACAGTCGCTTTCTGGGTAGCGCATCTGGCAAGCATTTCGATACAGCGGGCCTGAGCTACAAACTCGGCGAGAAAACCCTCGCCAGCTACTACTTTGCCCAACTCGACGACGTTTACCGCCAGCATTTTGTGGGACTAACCTCGGCGCAAAAACTGGGGCCTGGCACGTTCACCAGCGATCTGCGGACCGCCTTCAGCGATGATCAAGGTCAGGCACGCGGCGGGAAAATCGATAACACCTCGCTCAACGGCATGCTGGGTTACGGCCTCAATGGCCATAAGCTCAGCGCGGCCTACCAGCACATGTCCGGTGACACGGCATTCCCTTATGTCGATGGCAGCGATCCTTATCTGGTCAACTTCGTGCAGATCAATGACTTTGCAGGCGCTCAAGAACGTTCGTGGCAAGCACGCTACGACTACGATTTCGCCGCACTGGGCATTCCTGGCCTGAGCTTCATGAGCCGTTATGTGAGTGGCGACCATGTGAAGCTGAACAATGGCAGCACCGGTAAAGAGTGGGAGCGCAACAGCGAAATCAAATACGTGGTGCAAAGCGGAGCGTTGAAAGACGTTGCGGTGCGGCTGCGTAATGCGACGTATCGCTCAGACTTTGCCCGTGATGCCGACGAGGTCAGGCTGCTGGTGAGTTACACGCTTCGCCTCTGGTGA
- the coaE gene encoding dephospho-CoA kinase (Dephospho-CoA kinase (CoaE) performs the final step in coenzyme A biosynthesis.) codes for MNTSSSKPWILGLTGGIGSGKSAAAEHFAALGVHVVDADDAARWVVEPGRPALDSIVQHFGNGVLQADKQLDRGALRSLIFSDPQQRRWLEALLHPLIREEIAHNLAQAQSPYAILVSPLLIESGQHATTQRVLVIDAPQALQIQRTLRRDNTSEAQVQAILNAQASREERLRHADDVLVNDTDLKTLKTEVERLHHFYLTLCGGQP; via the coding sequence ATGAATACCTCATCTTCCAAACCCTGGATTCTCGGCCTGACCGGCGGTATCGGCAGTGGCAAAAGCGCCGCTGCCGAGCACTTCGCAGCCTTAGGTGTTCACGTGGTGGACGCTGATGATGCGGCGCGCTGGGTGGTTGAACCGGGACGTCCGGCGCTGGACAGCATCGTGCAGCACTTTGGCAATGGCGTGCTCCAGGCCGACAAGCAACTGGATCGTGGCGCGTTGCGCAGTCTGATCTTCAGCGACCCGCAGCAACGCCGCTGGCTTGAAGCGTTGCTGCACCCGCTGATCCGTGAGGAGATTGCTCACAACCTGGCTCAAGCTCAATCGCCCTACGCCATTTTGGTATCGCCGCTGCTGATCGAGTCCGGCCAGCACGCGACAACCCAGCGCGTGCTGGTCATCGATGCGCCGCAAGCCTTGCAAATTCAGCGCACATTGCGGCGTGACAACACCAGTGAAGCGCAAGTGCAGGCTATCCTCAACGCCCAAGCCAGCCGAGAAGAACGTCTGCGCCATGCGGATGACGTACTGGTAAACGACACCGACTTAAAGACGCTTAAAACCGAAGTTGAGCGTCTGCATCACTTTTATTTAACGTTGTGCGGAGGCCAACCATGA
- the yacG gene encoding DNA gyrase inhibitor YacG, with protein MSKPMIVDCPTCGSAVEWKSANEFRPFCSDRCKLIDLGAWASEEHKIPVSPDAEDDLFSGELPDTRH; from the coding sequence ATGAGCAAACCAATGATCGTAGACTGCCCCACCTGTGGCAGTGCAGTGGAATGGAAAAGCGCCAACGAATTCCGGCCTTTCTGCTCGGACCGTTGCAAGTTGATTGACCTGGGCGCCTGGGCCAGCGAAGAGCACAAAATCCCGGTCAGCCCGGACGCTGAAGATGATTTGTTTTCAGGCGAGTTACCAGACACGCGGCATTAA